The following coding sequences lie in one Mesorhizobium sp. DCY119 genomic window:
- a CDS encoding beta-galactosidase, protein MTVQKLGVCYYPEHWPEERWAIDARMMREAGIGLVRIGEFAWSRLEPEPGRYDFDWLQRAIETLHGEGLDIVLGTPTATPPKWLVDSMPDMLAVDAEGRTRGFGSRRHYCFSHLPYRAECARIVTALAERFGGHPGIVAWQTDNEYGCHDTVLSYSSAALAGFRDWLSRKYQSPQALNRAWGTVFWSMEYRSFDEIELPNLTVTEAAPAHRLDFRRYASEQVAAFNRLQTDIIRKHSPGRTILHNFMGGFTGFDHFVLSADLDAASWDAYPLGFLENSSDPERRQRYMRVGDPDFQAFNHDLYRACGRGRWWVMEQQPGPVNWAAHNPAPAPGAIRLWAWEAFAAGAEVVSYFRWRQAPFGQEQMHEGLLLPNAAPNEAFHVVRAVSRELENLGARVETTPARVAIVFDYESAWAWSIQPQGRSFSYARLILIFYRALRALGISVDIVPARPEAVQGYRLVLLPGLFSVPGELAAALGGDGQIVLAGPRTGSRTPDFRIPDALPPGEGLQGRIPVKVRRSETFEPPFAIPIEEPANVSAFETWREFLVAGEGVRVIDRTQDHEAAFCCDAGGAFHYLAGQPNAAYAARVVEYLCGKAGIAIQRLPRDIRIRDNGPLRYIFNYGPEPIDIGQWTEGKSLLLGNELLEPCGVAVFRRG, encoded by the coding sequence ATGACCGTCCAGAAACTCGGCGTCTGCTACTATCCCGAACATTGGCCGGAGGAGCGGTGGGCGATCGACGCGCGCATGATGCGCGAAGCCGGCATCGGCCTTGTGCGCATCGGCGAATTCGCCTGGTCGCGGCTCGAACCGGAGCCCGGCCGCTACGATTTCGACTGGCTCCAGCGCGCCATCGAGACATTGCACGGCGAGGGCCTGGACATCGTGCTCGGGACGCCGACGGCGACGCCGCCCAAATGGCTGGTCGATTCCATGCCCGACATGCTGGCGGTCGATGCCGAAGGCCGCACACGCGGTTTTGGCTCGCGCCGGCACTACTGCTTCAGCCATCTTCCCTATCGCGCCGAATGCGCCCGCATCGTCACCGCGCTTGCCGAGCGCTTCGGCGGGCATCCCGGTATCGTCGCCTGGCAGACCGACAATGAATATGGCTGCCACGACACTGTGCTCAGCTATTCCAGCGCAGCCCTTGCCGGCTTTCGCGACTGGCTGTCGCGAAAATACCAGTCGCCGCAGGCGCTGAACCGGGCATGGGGCACCGTTTTCTGGTCGATGGAGTATCGTTCCTTCGACGAGATCGAACTGCCCAATCTCACTGTCACCGAAGCCGCTCCCGCACACCGGCTGGATTTTCGGCGCTATGCGTCGGAGCAGGTGGCGGCCTTCAACCGGCTCCAGACCGACATCATCAGAAAGCACTCGCCCGGCCGCACGATCCTGCACAATTTCATGGGCGGCTTCACCGGCTTCGATCATTTCGTGCTCTCCGCCGATCTCGATGCCGCTTCGTGGGATGCCTATCCGCTGGGCTTTCTCGAAAACAGTTCCGATCCAGAGCGCCGGCAGCGTTACATGCGCGTCGGCGATCCCGATTTCCAGGCCTTCAACCACGATCTCTATCGCGCCTGCGGGCGCGGTCGCTGGTGGGTCATGGAGCAGCAACCCGGCCCGGTGAACTGGGCCGCCCACAATCCCGCGCCCGCGCCCGGTGCCATCCGCCTGTGGGCGTGGGAGGCCTTCGCGGCGGGTGCGGAGGTGGTCAGCTATTTCCGCTGGCGCCAGGCGCCGTTCGGACAGGAGCAGATGCATGAGGGCCTGTTGCTGCCGAATGCTGCGCCCAACGAAGCCTTTCATGTCGTGCGCGCGGTTTCGCGCGAGCTGGAAAATCTGGGCGCCAGGGTCGAGACGACGCCGGCACGGGTCGCCATCGTCTTCGACTATGAAAGCGCCTGGGCGTGGTCGATCCAGCCGCAGGGAAGATCCTTTTCCTATGCGCGCCTGATCCTGATTTTCTACCGCGCCCTGCGCGCGCTCGGGATCTCGGTCGACATCGTGCCGGCCAGGCCGGAGGCGGTGCAAGGCTACAGGCTCGTTCTCCTGCCCGGCCTGTTCTCGGTGCCGGGAGAGCTTGCCGCAGCCCTCGGAGGCGACGGCCAGATCGTGCTTGCCGGCCCGCGAACCGGGTCACGCACGCCGGACTTCCGCATTCCCGATGCACTGCCGCCGGGCGAGGGCCTGCAGGGCCGCATTCCAGTGAAGGTCAGGCGCTCGGAAACGTTTGAACCACCTTTCGCCATCCCCATCGAGGAGCCTGCCAATGTTTCGGCCTTCGAGACCTGGCGCGAGTTCCTCGTCGCCGGCGAGGGCGTTCGCGTCATCGACCGGACGCAGGACCACGAGGCTGCTTTCTGCTGCGACGCTGGCGGTGCCTTCCACTATCTCGCCGGCCAGCCCAACGCCGCTTACGCCGCGCGCGTGGTCGAATATCTCTGCGGCAAGGCCGGCATCGCCATCCAGCGCCTGCCGCGCGACATCCGCATCCGCGACAACGGCCCGCTGCGCTACATCTTCAACTACGGCCCGGAGCCGATCGATATAGGCCAGTGGACGGAAGGAAAATCGCTGCTGCTCGGCAATGAGTTGCTGGAGCCATGCGGCGTGGCGGTGTTCAGGCGGGGCTGA
- a CDS encoding SMP-30/gluconolactonase/LRE family protein, with product MDKTGVSILSEHVCHLGEGPTYDPATDTLFWFDILGKKLLEKRVAGGETIVHDLPEMTSALAVINDGHQLLMTESGLNIRDVRTGAVTPHFAIEADDPSTRSNDSRVHPCGAFWVGTMGKKAERKAGSIYWFFKGEFRKLFPDISIPNSICFSPDGATAYYTDTRENILYRVGCDPETGLPVGEPKVFFDHSGKKGGLDGSVVDADGVLWNARWGASCVDAYSPDGKRIRTIEVGTLQPSCPAFVGANADRLAVTTAQEGMDAAARKADPTAGKTLLLDLPVKGRFEPRVLI from the coding sequence ATGGATAAAACCGGCGTCTCGATCCTGTCCGAACATGTCTGCCATCTCGGCGAGGGCCCGACTTACGATCCGGCCACCGACACGCTGTTCTGGTTCGATATTCTGGGCAAAAAGCTGCTCGAAAAGCGCGTCGCCGGCGGCGAGACGATTGTCCACGACCTGCCCGAGATGACGAGCGCGCTGGCTGTCATCAATGACGGTCATCAACTGCTGATGACCGAAAGCGGCCTGAACATCCGCGATGTCAGGACCGGTGCGGTCACGCCGCATTTCGCCATTGAGGCGGACGATCCATCGACCCGCTCCAACGATTCGCGCGTGCACCCCTGCGGCGCGTTCTGGGTCGGTACGATGGGCAAAAAAGCCGAGCGCAAGGCCGGCTCGATCTACTGGTTCTTCAAGGGCGAGTTCCGCAAACTGTTTCCCGACATTTCGATCCCGAATTCTATCTGTTTTTCGCCTGACGGCGCGACCGCCTATTACACCGACACCAGGGAAAACATCCTCTACCGCGTCGGCTGCGATCCCGAGACCGGGCTGCCGGTCGGCGAGCCGAAAGTGTTCTTCGATCACAGTGGCAAGAAGGGTGGCCTCGACGGCTCTGTGGTCGACGCCGACGGCGTGTTGTGGAACGCACGCTGGGGCGCATCCTGCGTCGATGCCTATTCGCCCGACGGCAAGCGCATCCGCACCATCGAGGTGGGCACGCTGCAGCCGTCCTGCCCGGCTTTTGTCGGCGCGAATGCCGATCGCCTTGCCGTCACCACCGCTCAGGAAGGCATGGATGCGGCAGCGCGAAAGGCCGACCCGACGGCCGGCAAGACCTTGCTGCTGGACCTGCCGGTGAAAGGCCGTTTCGAGCCGCGCGTCCTGATCTGA
- a CDS encoding 2-dehydro-3-deoxy-6-phosphogalactonate aldolase — protein MTTPFPELRRGLVAILRGLKPQEAVDIGSAIFEAGIEAIEVPLNSPEPFTSIESLVAKLPKALIGAGTVLTPQDVDRLHDAGGRLLVSPNIDAGVMNRANHHGMVTMPGIFTPTEAFQAIGLGASALKFFPASVLGPGGIAAIKAVLPAETIVGVVGGVSETDFAGYAKVGVRTFGLGSSLFKPGMSVAEVRDRAHAAVSAYDAVFGGKLDG, from the coding sequence ATGACGACACCCTTTCCAGAACTCCGCCGCGGCCTTGTAGCCATCCTCCGTGGCTTGAAGCCGCAAGAGGCGGTCGACATCGGCAGCGCGATTTTCGAAGCCGGCATCGAGGCCATCGAAGTGCCGCTCAATTCGCCGGAGCCTTTCACCTCCATCGAAAGCCTGGTCGCGAAACTCCCCAAGGCGTTGATCGGCGCCGGCACGGTGCTGACGCCGCAGGATGTTGACAGGCTGCATGATGCCGGCGGGCGGCTTCTGGTCAGCCCCAACATCGATGCCGGCGTCATGAACCGCGCCAACCACCACGGCATGGTCACCATGCCCGGCATCTTCACCCCGACGGAAGCCTTCCAGGCGATCGGCCTTGGCGCATCGGCGCTGAAATTCTTCCCGGCAAGCGTGCTCGGACCCGGCGGTATTGCCGCGATCAAGGCCGTCCTCCCGGCCGAGACCATTGTCGGTGTGGTCGGCGGCGTGTCGGAAACCGATTTCGCCGGCTACGCCAAGGTCGGGGTCCGCACCTTCGGGCTCGGCTCGAGCCTGTTCAAGCCGGGCATGAGCGTGGCCGAGGTTCGCGACCGTGCGCATGCGGCCGTCAGCGCCTATGATGCCGTTTTCGGAGGAAAGCTCGATGGATAA
- a CDS encoding 2-dehydro-3-deoxygalactonokinase, giving the protein MPNPAIAAADWGTSHLRVWLLDADGNALAERRSAEGLLSVKPGGFSDVLESHLDAMGAPATLSVIICGMAGSRQGWIEAPYVFVPASIGDILAGAVAAPGTRRDVRIIPGIAQRDESAPDVMRGEETQLAGIAELSSGSHLVCMPGTHSKWVETNNGAVSGFGSWLTGELFSLLSRQSILRHSLGESPASVSPDNATFRHWCANALSEGGDIGAHLFRIRASTLLLDLSPPDAAAALSGLLIGAEIASARRRFAGAGGPVTLVASSSLAKLYEAALHMAGREVRVVDGDAVVRAGLFAAARHNGMIGSIGTQA; this is encoded by the coding sequence ATGCCAAACCCGGCAATCGCCGCAGCCGATTGGGGCACCTCGCATCTGCGCGTCTGGCTTTTGGATGCCGACGGCAACGCTCTGGCCGAGCGGCGAAGCGCCGAGGGACTGCTTTCGGTGAAGCCGGGCGGCTTCTCTGACGTGCTTGAAAGCCATCTCGACGCCATGGGTGCGCCGGCAACGCTCTCAGTGATCATCTGCGGCATGGCCGGCTCGCGACAGGGCTGGATCGAGGCGCCCTATGTCTTCGTCCCGGCATCCATTGGCGACATCCTTGCCGGCGCCGTAGCAGCGCCCGGCACGCGCCGCGACGTGCGCATCATTCCGGGCATCGCCCAGCGTGATGAAAGCGCGCCCGATGTCATGCGCGGCGAGGAGACCCAGCTTGCCGGCATCGCAGAGCTGTCGTCGGGAAGTCATCTCGTCTGCATGCCGGGTACGCATTCGAAATGGGTCGAGACGAATAACGGCGCAGTTTCCGGTTTCGGCAGCTGGCTGACCGGCGAGCTGTTTTCGCTTCTGTCGCGCCAGTCCATTCTCCGGCATTCGCTCGGTGAGAGCCCGGCTTCCGTCTCGCCCGACAACGCGACCTTCCGCCACTGGTGCGCGAATGCGCTGTCGGAGGGCGGCGATATCGGCGCGCATCTGTTTCGCATCCGCGCCTCGACGTTGCTTCTCGATCTGTCGCCGCCTGATGCGGCGGCCGCCCTTTCAGGCCTGCTGATCGGCGCCGAGATCGCCTCGGCGCGGAGGCGCTTTGCCGGCGCAGGCGGTCCGGTTACGCTGGTTGCGTCGAGCAGCCTGGCGAAACTCTACGAAGCCGCCTTGCATATGGCCGGCCGCGAGGTCCGCGTCGTCGACGGCGATGCGGTGGTACGCGCCGGCCTGTTTGCGGCGGCAAGACACAATGGCATGATTGGCAGCATCGGAACGCAGGCATGA
- a CDS encoding SDR family oxidoreductase: MMPSAQFTDLQGTSVLITGGGSGIGAALTEGFARQGAKVTFVDIAQAASEALCEHVEKSAGVRPLFIKADLRDIDALRAAVAQAIEAHGPITTLINNAAFDERHAVEDVTVDYWDNNQSINLRPHFFSAQAVVPGMKAAGGGSIINFTSTSFLINHPDMPSYTAAKAGIIGLTKGLAGHLGPHNIRVNAVAPGWVITERQRELWVTDEALAAHVAKQSIKQVMLPEDMVGTCLFLASDASRMLTAQTLIVDGGYL, encoded by the coding sequence ATGATGCCGTCCGCGCAGTTTACCGATCTTCAGGGAACGTCTGTCCTGATCACCGGCGGCGGTTCCGGCATAGGTGCGGCCCTCACCGAGGGATTTGCGCGTCAGGGCGCCAAGGTGACCTTTGTCGATATCGCTCAAGCCGCGAGCGAGGCGCTGTGCGAGCACGTCGAAAAGAGTGCCGGCGTGCGGCCCTTGTTCATCAAGGCGGATCTGCGCGACATCGATGCCCTGCGCGCTGCCGTCGCCCAGGCAATCGAGGCGCATGGGCCGATTACGACACTGATCAACAATGCCGCCTTCGACGAGCGTCACGCCGTCGAGGATGTCACGGTCGACTATTGGGACAACAACCAGTCGATCAATCTGCGCCCGCATTTCTTCAGCGCGCAGGCCGTCGTGCCGGGCATGAAGGCGGCGGGCGGTGGCTCCATCATCAATTTCACCTCGACCTCGTTCCTGATCAACCATCCCGACATGCCGTCCTACACGGCGGCCAAGGCGGGTATTATCGGCCTGACCAAGGGACTTGCCGGCCATCTCGGCCCGCACAACATCCGCGTCAACGCAGTGGCGCCGGGCTGGGTCATCACCGAGCGGCAGCGCGAATTGTGGGTGACCGATGAAGCGCTTGCCGCCCATGTCGCCAAGCAGAGCATCAAGCAGGTGATGCTGCCGGAAGACATGGTCGGCACCTGCCTGTTCCTGGCTTCGGATGCATCCCGCATGCTGACCGCGCAAACATTGATCGTCGACGGAGGTTATCTCTAA
- a CDS encoding EAL domain-containing protein has product MQPSFGFDETRENTDLAFTDPLTGLGNHRRFFDKVDRLISDRADDPAPFTVGIIDLDGFKPINDLFGHKAGDDILIQVAMRLRAAMDGHSAVTRIGADEFAFLYPMVFSEDAAAERARMLIEVLSAPYDVGERTARLSASVGCSLFYSGDETTEILVNKAETALYHAKRSGRGRVVVYTREMEEAAKRVTRIEQALRRAVSAGEVEPHFQPIVDLKTRRVVGFETLARWTDRDLGFVSPVVFIPIAEERGIIGPLSQLVLRKATEAARNWPEDLFLSFNLSPSQLVDQNTGLHILAILERTGFDPRRLEIEITETGLMTDPASAEKIVNDLRRCGIRVSLDDFGTGQSSLGRLREFQFDKLKIDRAFVSSILEDRPSEHIIRAILAMCEGLGMDVVAEGIEQEAQASRLIEFGCGGGQGYLFGKPADADATLGYLRDAFRGARRVGA; this is encoded by the coding sequence ATGCAGCCGTCGTTCGGCTTTGACGAGACCAGGGAGAACACCGATCTTGCCTTTACCGACCCTTTGACCGGGCTCGGCAATCACCGGCGCTTTTTCGACAAGGTCGACAGGCTCATCAGCGACCGCGCTGACGACCCCGCGCCTTTCACCGTAGGCATCATCGATCTGGACGGGTTCAAGCCGATCAACGATCTTTTCGGCCACAAGGCCGGCGACGATATCCTCATCCAGGTAGCCATGCGCCTGCGTGCCGCCATGGACGGGCATTCGGCGGTCACGCGCATCGGTGCCGACGAGTTCGCGTTCCTCTATCCCATGGTGTTTTCGGAGGACGCCGCCGCCGAAAGGGCGAGGATGCTGATCGAGGTTCTTTCGGCGCCCTACGATGTCGGGGAGCGAACCGCCAGGCTGTCGGCCTCGGTCGGCTGCTCGCTTTTCTATTCGGGTGACGAGACGACCGAGATACTGGTCAACAAGGCCGAGACTGCGCTCTATCACGCCAAGCGCTCGGGCCGGGGCCGCGTCGTCGTCTATACGCGCGAAATGGAGGAGGCGGCCAAGCGCGTCACCCGCATCGAGCAGGCCTTGCGCCGCGCCGTTTCGGCCGGCGAGGTCGAGCCGCATTTCCAGCCGATCGTCGACCTGAAGACGCGGCGCGTCGTCGGTTTCGAAACGCTCGCCCGCTGGACCGACCGCGATCTCGGTTTCGTCTCGCCGGTCGTCTTCATCCCGATCGCCGAGGAACGCGGCATCATCGGCCCACTGTCGCAGCTGGTCCTGCGCAAGGCAACCGAGGCCGCCCGCAACTGGCCCGAAGACCTGTTCCTGTCGTTCAACCTCTCGCCATCGCAGCTCGTTGACCAGAACACTGGCCTGCACATACTGGCCATTCTGGAGCGAACCGGCTTCGATCCGCGCCGCCTCGAGATCGAGATCACTGAGACCGGCCTGATGACGGACCCGGCTTCCGCCGAAAAGATCGTCAACGATCTGCGCCGTTGCGGCATCCGCGTCTCGCTTGACGATTTCGGCACCGGCCAGTCCTCGCTCGGCCGCCTGCGCGAGTTCCAGTTCGACAAGCTCAAGATCGATCGCGCCTTCGTGTCCTCGATACTGGAAGACAGGCCGTCCGAACACATCATCCGCGCCATCCTCGCCATGTGCGAGGGGCTGGGCATGGATGTGGTGGCCGAAGGCATCGAGCAGGAGGCGCAGGCCAGCCGTCTCATCGAATTCGGCTGCGGCGGCGGGCAGGGTTATCTCTTCGGCAAGCCGGCAGATGCCGACGCTACGCTCGGCTATCTGCGCGACGCCTTTCGTGGCGCGCGGCGGGTCGGTGCTTAA
- a CDS encoding GtrA family protein yields the protein MSGLHSTIARRAAGLSPASRDIALALGATLVVLAINAATGFRTLSNLGGDNDSLLRLVEVRDLLGGQGWFDLYQYRMGPEGGFVMHWSRLVDAPIAAIILAVSALTGSVAIGETVARILWPALLYCGTLFFILRAARIFGGESAVLPSVIIGAAALHFLGICQPAALDHHNIQLMLAAGSLCLLLEAPDNRLAAAMSGVCSALMLAVGMETAPYVAVIGLCVAGLFLFDGTGERHIARDFGFGFAVVSAAVFFATVPASGWGEAQCDAFSVVQFALAAIAGVGLAAVASLDVFTRTRSRRLLGLALLGACVGATLVLAFPQCISAPYSGLDARLKADWLDHVSEAQSLFELIVQDPASVFARYITPLLAIGWMLLRLRRQGWQRRDILVGAVLIAAFMVSVWQVRGSTFSIAFAVIPLSAWVGNWRARAEKSPSTSASLRMAAVWLVSLNASWTTAAAAASAVLEGESSKPEAQAASVAACQRETDFAVLASLPATTVLAISNLGSPILAYSGHRVFSGPYHRNIEGNLLALDALMGSPDEARRIVEARHVGLVALCRGNDENRILTDRAPDGLLAGMMKGAMPDWLEPVPETAGKPLQLYRVVLDR from the coding sequence ATGAGCGGATTGCATTCAACGATCGCAAGACGGGCGGCGGGCCTTTCGCCGGCGAGCAGGGATATTGCCCTTGCGCTGGGCGCGACGCTGGTCGTTTTGGCCATCAATGCTGCGACCGGTTTCAGGACATTGTCCAACCTCGGCGGCGACAATGACAGCCTGCTTCGACTGGTCGAAGTCCGCGACCTGCTCGGCGGTCAGGGCTGGTTCGATCTGTATCAATACCGCATGGGGCCTGAGGGCGGTTTCGTCATGCACTGGTCCAGGCTGGTCGACGCGCCGATCGCCGCGATCATCCTTGCCGTTTCGGCGCTGACGGGCAGCGTGGCGATTGGCGAAACCGTCGCGCGCATCCTTTGGCCGGCACTGCTCTATTGCGGCACGCTGTTTTTCATCCTGCGCGCCGCGCGTATTTTCGGCGGGGAAAGCGCGGTCCTGCCATCTGTCATCATCGGTGCTGCGGCACTTCATTTTCTAGGCATCTGTCAGCCCGCCGCACTCGATCATCACAACATCCAGCTGATGCTCGCCGCCGGCAGCCTGTGCCTGCTTCTCGAGGCGCCGGACAATCGGCTGGCCGCCGCAATGTCGGGTGTATGTTCAGCGCTGATGCTGGCGGTCGGCATGGAGACCGCGCCCTATGTGGCGGTGATCGGCCTCTGCGTTGCAGGTCTGTTTCTCTTCGACGGTACCGGCGAAAGGCATATTGCCCGTGATTTCGGGTTCGGCTTTGCCGTGGTGTCGGCTGCCGTCTTCTTCGCCACAGTTCCGGCCTCTGGCTGGGGAGAGGCCCAGTGCGATGCCTTTTCTGTCGTTCAATTCGCGCTGGCGGCCATTGCCGGCGTGGGTCTTGCAGCCGTGGCATCCCTTGATGTGTTTACGCGCACGCGCAGCCGCCGCCTGCTTGGCCTTGCCTTGCTCGGAGCATGCGTCGGCGCGACTTTGGTCCTTGCCTTTCCGCAATGTATCTCGGCACCGTATTCGGGTCTCGATGCGCGACTTAAGGCGGACTGGCTCGATCATGTCTCGGAGGCGCAGTCGCTGTTCGAGCTCATTGTCCAGGATCCCGCCTCCGTCTTCGCCCGCTACATCACACCGTTGCTGGCGATCGGCTGGATGCTGCTGCGTCTTCGCCGTCAAGGCTGGCAGCGGCGGGACATCCTTGTCGGCGCGGTGCTGATCGCGGCCTTCATGGTCAGCGTGTGGCAGGTGCGCGGGTCGACCTTCTCGATCGCCTTCGCCGTTATCCCGCTTTCGGCGTGGGTCGGAAACTGGCGTGCGCGGGCGGAAAAAAGCCCGTCTACGTCTGCGTCTCTCAGAATGGCTGCGGTATGGCTGGTCTCGCTCAATGCGAGCTGGACGACCGCCGCCGCCGCCGCTTCCGCCGTTCTCGAAGGCGAGTCGTCGAAGCCCGAGGCGCAGGCCGCGTCGGTTGCCGCCTGCCAGCGGGAAACGGACTTCGCCGTGCTCGCCAGCTTGCCGGCAACGACCGTTCTGGCGATCTCCAATCTGGGTTCGCCTATCCTTGCCTACAGCGGGCACCGCGTTTTCTCCGGCCCCTATCACCGCAATATCGAGGGAAACCTTCTGGCGCTGGACGCCCTGATGGGATCGCCAGATGAAGCCCGGCGCATCGTCGAAGCGCGTCATGTCGGTCTTGTCGCGCTTTGCCGAGGCAACGACGAGAACAGGATTCTGACGGACCGTGCCCCCGATGGGTTGCTTGCAGGCATGATGAAGGGGGCGATGCCGGATTGGCTTGAACCCGTGCCGGAGACCGCGGGAAAGCCGCTCCAGCTCTATCGGGTTGTCCTCGACCGCTGA
- a CDS encoding GtrA family protein yields the protein MLQTAFRLRFVRFVTVGVGAAALLLVLSYVLASIGMPPFAAGLIAYAVAFVVAYSAQRGWTFGAAHGHGHALPRYFVLQAGCALLSGVLAHIAVDRFQMSPLAMSVLITAVASTVSYVVSSLWVFPDKPGHGSGR from the coding sequence ATGCTGCAAACGGCCTTTCGCCTGCGGTTCGTTCGTTTCGTGACGGTCGGCGTCGGCGCGGCTGCGCTCCTGCTTGTTCTATCTTATGTGTTGGCTTCCATCGGCATGCCGCCTTTCGCGGCGGGCCTCATCGCCTATGCCGTGGCCTTCGTGGTGGCCTATTCGGCGCAGCGCGGCTGGACGTTTGGTGCCGCGCATGGTCATGGCCACGCTTTGCCGCGCTATTTCGTCTTGCAGGCCGGCTGCGCGTTGCTGTCGGGCGTGCTCGCCCATATCGCCGTCGATCGCTTCCAGATGTCACCGTTGGCGATGTCGGTCCTCATCACGGCAGTCGCAAGCACGGTCAGCTATGTCGTCTCCTCGCTCTGGGTTTTTCCGGACAAGCCGGGACATGGCAGCGGACGCTAG